One window of the Candidatus Jettenia sp. genome contains the following:
- a CDS encoding nucleotidyltransferase domain-containing protein, with amino-acid sequence MARQKDKQLIYQIIKKYLDNLKKNNIPVWRLYLYGSYAKNTYHKDSDIDLAIFWDKDDIDGFDEDVQLMKLTRDVDLRIEPHSFARTDFDETNPYIKEIIETGERIV; translated from the coding sequence ATGGCTCGTCAGAAAGATAAGCAGTTAATTTATCAAATTATCAAAAAGTACCTCGATAACCTTAAAAAAAATAATATTCCTGTCTGGCGTTTGTATCTCTATGGGTCTTATGCGAAAAATACGTATCATAAAGATAGCGACATTGACCTTGCCATCTTTTGGGATAAAGACGATATTGATGGTTTTGACGAAGATGTTCAATTGATGAAGTTGACACGAGATGTGGATTTGAGAATAGAACCACACTCATTTGCCAGGACTGATTTTGACGAAACCAACCCTTATATTAAAGAAATAATCGAAACAGGCGAACGGATCGTTTAA
- a CDS encoding HEPN domain-containing protein — protein MKNTKGTKKNFDYKTAENYHMTKDEIIKYWLDSSEVDFKAMESLFISGHYVWALFVGHLVLEKLLKACYVKHIDNKFPQIHHLLKIAESANLELSEEQKNFLLEVTTFNLEARYPDYKRRFYKKATREFSECYIGKIKEFRQWLVRKISS, from the coding sequence GTGAAGAACACGAAAGGCACGAAGAAAAATTTTGATTACAAAACAGCGGAGAATTACCATATGACAAAGGACGAAATAATAAAGTACTGGCTCGATTCATCCGAGGTTGATTTTAAGGCTATGGAGAGCCTTTTCATCAGTGGACATTACGTCTGGGCATTGTTCGTTGGACATCTTGTACTTGAGAAATTGTTGAAAGCCTGCTACGTTAAACACATTGATAATAAATTCCCGCAAATTCATCATCTATTGAAGATTGCTGAAAGTGCAAACCTTGAACTCTCAGAGGAACAGAAAAATTTTCTATTAGAAGTTACAACATTCAATTTGGAAGCAAGATACCCGGACTACAAGAGAAGATTTTACAAAAAGGCAACTCGTGAGTTTAGCGAATGTTACATCGGTAAAATTAAGGAGTTTAGACAATGGCTCGTCAGAAAGATAAGCAGTTAA
- the cas4 gene encoding CRISPR-associated protein Cas4, with translation MSSHEKIEPIMVSALEHYSYCPRQCALIHIEQTFDENLYTLRGRAVHENVDIESSRLKETVRCERALPIWSERLGLVGKADMVEFHGNVPYPVEYKSGKHRAGHHESLQVCAQAICLEEMLKVTVEKGAIFWHASRERKEVVFTETMRNQVEEVTSAIHKMMVEKLVPPPVNDKRCRDCSLKESCLPEAIHNKTRYHSLMKKLFVVE, from the coding sequence ATGTCTTCTCATGAAAAAATTGAACCTATCATGGTTTCTGCCCTGGAGCATTACAGCTACTGCCCGCGCCAGTGCGCCCTTATCCATATAGAGCAGACCTTTGATGAAAACTTGTATACCCTGCGCGGCAGGGCGGTACATGAAAATGTTGATATTGAATCATCTCGTCTCAAAGAGACTGTCCGATGTGAGCGGGCATTGCCGATATGGTCTGAGCGACTTGGACTTGTGGGTAAAGCCGATATGGTAGAATTCCATGGAAACGTTCCTTATCCTGTGGAATACAAATCAGGGAAACATAGGGCAGGTCATCATGAAAGCCTGCAGGTTTGTGCACAGGCTATCTGTCTTGAAGAGATGCTTAAGGTAACGGTTGAGAAAGGTGCTATCTTCTGGCATGCATCCAGAGAAAGAAAAGAGGTTGTCTTTACAGAAACCATGCGAAATCAGGTGGAAGAGGTTACCTCTGCTATTCACAAGATGATGGTAGAAAAGTTAGTGCCACCCCCTGTTAATGACAAACGGTGCAGGGACTGTTCACTTAAGGAATCGTGTCTGCCTGAAGCGATACACAATAAGACTAGATACCACAGTTTAATGAAAAAGTTGTTTGTTGTGGAATAA
- a CDS encoding four helix bundle suffix domain-containing protein: MTDQNESPQLIPPHGGYWELQSYQMAEIVFDATTVFCNRFIDHRSRTHDQMVQAARSGKQNIAEGSMASGTSKKTELKLIGVARASLEELLLDFQDYLRQKGLSLWSKDNPSAKEVRKLCYLENRSYLTYKTYIEASPPEVAANTLVCLIHQTNYLLDQQLRALEKEFLKNGGFTERLYRTRSQMRNRDKKF, translated from the coding sequence ATGACTGATCAAAATGAATCACCGCAGCTCATACCGCCGCACGGTGGGTATTGGGAACTACAGTCTTATCAAATGGCGGAGATTGTCTTTGATGCTACAACAGTGTTCTGCAACCGCTTCATCGACCACCGTTCCCGTACCCATGATCAAATGGTGCAGGCAGCACGCAGCGGTAAACAGAACATTGCCGAAGGCAGTATGGCCTCTGGCACATCCAAAAAAACCGAACTTAAGCTCATTGGCGTGGCGCGGGCAAGCCTTGAAGAACTGCTTCTTGATTTTCAGGATTATCTGCGCCAGAAGGGATTGTCGCTCTGGTCAAAAGACAATCCAAGTGCTAAAGAAGTCAGGAAACTCTGTTATCTGGAAAATAGGTCTTATTTGACTTATAAGACTTATATTGAGGCTTCGCCTCCTGAAGTAGCTGCAAATACCTTAGTCTGCTTGATCCATCAGACAAACTACCTACTCGACCAGCAGTTGCGGGCATTGGAAAAGGAGTTCCTGAAAAATGGTGGATTTACGGAAAGGCTCTATCGTACACGATCACAGATGCGCAATAGAGATAAGAAGTTTTGA
- the cas7c gene encoding type I-C CRISPR-associated protein Cas7/Csd2 has product MIEAIKNRYDFVFLFDVKDGNPNGDPDQVNLPRADAEDQHGLVTDVCIKRKVRNYVMLEKELRPPFDIFIRQEQILNKIIDAASGANIQQRQDGLCAQYFDIRTFGAVLSTGNKGAGTVRGPVQFTFARSEDRIYQAEHSITRCAVTTEEDAKKQESREYASTFGRKSTVPYALYRMHGFISAIDARKTKFSDDDLKLLWKALINAFEHDRAAARGEMNSRKLVIFKHASHLGNELSGRLFDRVKVTKNAEPQRKKEDYTITVDNEKLPSGIEMKVWPEGNVF; this is encoded by the coding sequence ATGATTGAAGCAATAAAGAATCGGTATGATTTTGTGTTTCTGTTTGATGTGAAAGACGGCAATCCTAACGGCGATCCTGATCAGGTAAACTTGCCTAGGGCTGATGCTGAAGATCAGCACGGTTTGGTTACCGATGTGTGCATTAAAAGGAAAGTCAGGAATTATGTCATGTTAGAAAAAGAGCTTAGACCTCCTTTCGATATATTTATCAGGCAAGAGCAGATTTTGAATAAGATTATCGATGCTGCTTCTGGTGCGAATATACAGCAGCGTCAGGATGGATTATGTGCACAGTATTTCGATATAAGGACATTCGGCGCAGTGTTATCGACAGGGAATAAAGGTGCTGGAACAGTTCGGGGACCGGTGCAATTTACCTTTGCCCGTTCAGAAGACCGCATATATCAAGCGGAACACTCTATAACACGCTGTGCTGTAACTACAGAAGAGGATGCTAAAAAACAGGAAAGCAGGGAGTATGCTTCAACGTTTGGACGGAAATCTACAGTGCCCTATGCACTTTATAGGATGCATGGTTTTATATCAGCTATTGATGCCAGAAAAACAAAGTTCTCTGATGACGATCTGAAATTATTATGGAAAGCATTAATCAATGCCTTCGAGCATGACCGGGCAGCAGCTCGTGGGGAGATGAATTCAAGAAAGTTGGTTATATTCAAACATGCGAGTCACTTGGGGAATGAACTATCAGGCAGGTTATTTGATCGTGTGAAAGTGACAAAAAACGCAGAACCACAGCGGAAGAAAGAAGATTATACGATTACTGTCGATAATGAGAAACTCCCATCCGGAATCGAAATGAAAGTGTGGCCGGAAGGAAATGTATTTTAA
- the cas8c gene encoding type I-C CRISPR-associated protein Cas8c/Csd1 — translation MIKELSYLGKTLRAERVDNEWIHDAIRDEPISMEIVITQDGCFQKFELFEKKTTKSEAITAKKGKARLLLDKAEEVLCYGGEVSKKKHELFLEKLTEYQELSELKPIISFYKQNKVNGVDKALKAFEIAIPDEKNRKGNIGFRIQSEGHRIHEKPAVLRKIIEKYETVQKESLAKLQKNCSVCGKTDYPVEDIPHGMIKKVPDGQSSGCALVSYNENAFESYDLKGNNNSSICTNCAKTYVEGLNWLLSSGNEIVERSKNGKEKKIFKYTNRKNFGSDTAMVFWTRKNEKLDEIDYLEAPSPSDVARLIESVASGTERDSRYLESDQFYSCTLSGSAARIAVRDWIETSLFDFRKSIAQWFQDIAIDEYNADLKKTQTHYARLYDLAKCCQRKNSDGSYDKDDTSLARVATYLWNAALKNTPPPLWMLTKVLHRSRLDGVTADKAALIKLILNRHRKGGSFMITENIAQDNKPVAYICGQIFAKLEGIQYAALGNVNAGIRERYFTYAMTSPASAFGRLFNLNSKHFTKLKSEKPGLAIMLDKKLQELCRDIDIRSFPATFSLEQQGQFAIGYYHQRQKQFISKTQDKTGEE, via the coding sequence ATGATCAAGGAGCTAAGCTATTTAGGAAAAACGCTTCGAGCAGAAAGAGTTGATAATGAATGGATCCATGATGCGATTAGAGACGAGCCTATCTCTATGGAGATAGTTATAACTCAAGATGGTTGTTTTCAGAAGTTTGAGTTGTTTGAGAAAAAAACAACTAAATCCGAGGCTATAACCGCAAAGAAGGGGAAAGCCCGATTACTACTCGATAAAGCTGAGGAAGTGCTTTGCTATGGTGGAGAAGTATCAAAAAAGAAACATGAATTATTTCTAGAGAAATTAACTGAATACCAAGAATTGAGTGAATTGAAGCCAATTATATCATTTTATAAGCAGAATAAAGTTAATGGAGTAGATAAAGCATTAAAAGCATTTGAAATTGCCATCCCTGATGAGAAAAACAGAAAAGGCAATATTGGTTTTCGAATTCAGTCCGAAGGTCATCGTATTCATGAAAAACCGGCTGTTTTACGAAAGATTATAGAAAAGTATGAGACTGTACAAAAAGAAAGCTTAGCTAAATTACAGAAGAACTGTTCTGTTTGTGGCAAAACAGATTATCCGGTTGAAGACATACCGCACGGCATGATCAAAAAAGTTCCTGACGGGCAATCAAGTGGTTGTGCATTGGTTTCGTATAATGAAAACGCCTTTGAGTCGTATGATTTAAAAGGAAACAACAACTCATCGATATGTACTAATTGTGCTAAAACGTATGTTGAGGGGCTAAATTGGCTTTTATCATCCGGAAATGAAATTGTTGAAAGAAGTAAAAATGGGAAAGAAAAAAAGATTTTCAAATATACTAATCGTAAAAATTTTGGCTCAGATACTGCTATGGTGTTCTGGACTCGCAAAAATGAAAAATTGGATGAGATAGATTATCTCGAAGCGCCTAGTCCGTCTGATGTTGCAAGGCTTATTGAATCTGTGGCATCAGGCACCGAAAGAGACAGTCGTTATCTTGAATCTGACCAGTTTTATTCATGTACGCTTTCCGGCTCTGCGGCGAGGATTGCGGTACGGGACTGGATTGAGACCAGTTTGTTTGATTTTCGAAAATCAATAGCTCAGTGGTTTCAGGATATTGCAATTGATGAATATAATGCGGACTTAAAAAAGACCCAAACACATTATGCCAGGCTGTATGATCTGGCAAAATGCTGTCAGAGAAAAAACAGCGACGGTAGTTATGACAAAGACGATACATCACTGGCGAGAGTTGCCACATATTTATGGAACGCAGCACTGAAAAACACTCCGCCACCCTTATGGATGTTAACAAAAGTGCTTCATCGGTCACGTTTGGATGGGGTTACTGCTGACAAGGCTGCTTTGATAAAACTGATATTAAATCGTCATAGGAAAGGAGGCAGTTTTATGATCACAGAAAATATTGCGCAAGACAATAAACCGGTAGCCTATATTTGCGGGCAGATTTTTGCAAAACTAGAGGGCATTCAGTATGCCGCATTAGGGAATGTAAACGCCGGAATACGGGAGAGATATTTTACCTATGCCATGACCTCTCCTGCATCCGCATTTGGACGGTTGTTTAACCTGAATTCAAAGCATTTCACAAAACTGAAAAGTGAAAAACCCGGCCTTGCGATTATGCTTGATAAAAAACTTCAGGAATTGTGTAGGGATATAGATATTCGCAGCTTTCCGGCCACTTTTTCATTGGAGCAGCAAGGTCAGTTCGCTATTGGTTATTATCATCAGAGGCAAAAACAATTTATCTCAAAAACTCAAGATAAAACAGGGGAGGAATAA
- the cas5c gene encoding type I-C CRISPR-associated protein Cas5c codes for MLDDRIVRVKVKGDFACFTRPDLKVERMTYPCMTPSAARGILDSILWKPEFQWYVRRILILNPIRFCTIKRNEINSKQGRSPIMIEEKRAQRNSVILRNVAYVIEASIYMTQISDKTRLEKYVGMSAGNEGMFPRRVKKGQCWHRPYLGVREFSAEFVEPDGTEQPIRETIPIGSMLFDIFYDEKGKPEPLFFHDVAIRNGVLNCEVPENDKMMRSSHFQPAIDSEVSSAIYEFNQQEEKEASL; via the coding sequence ATGCTCGATGATCGAATAGTAAGAGTTAAGGTAAAGGGCGATTTCGCGTGTTTTACAAGGCCAGATTTGAAGGTTGAACGCATGACGTATCCCTGCATGACGCCATCGGCGGCGCGGGGCATTCTTGACTCGATTCTGTGGAAGCCAGAATTTCAGTGGTATGTCAGACGAATACTGATCTTGAACCCGATACGCTTTTGTACGATTAAGCGGAATGAGATTAATTCAAAGCAAGGTCGCAGTCCCATTATGATTGAAGAAAAGCGCGCTCAGAGAAATAGTGTGATCTTAAGGAATGTAGCATATGTCATTGAAGCTTCAATTTACATGACGCAAATATCCGATAAAACCAGACTTGAAAAATACGTTGGAATGAGTGCTGGAAACGAAGGAATGTTTCCTCGCCGCGTAAAAAAAGGACAATGCTGGCACCGGCCGTACCTTGGTGTCCGTGAGTTTTCGGCTGAGTTTGTGGAACCGGACGGAACTGAACAACCGATCAGGGAAACCATTCCTATTGGAAGTATGCTTTTCGATATATTTTATGATGAAAAAGGAAAACCGGAGCCTTTATTTTTCCATGATGTTGCGATACGTAACGGTGTTTTGAACTGTGAAGTTCCTGAGAACGACAAAATGATGCGGTCGAGCCATTTTCAGCCAGCAATTGACAGTGAGGTTTCTTCTGCAATCTATGAGTTCAATCAACAAGAAGAAAAGGAGGCATCGCTATGA
- the cas3 gene encoding CRISPR-associated helicase Cas3' — MMPGYYAHSENNRNEKHGLSKHLHQTAKFAESFACHETYKPIFKMAGLLHDLGKYQLAFQRYLENGGKRGSVPHASWGAGYARILKVLEASIAIDGHHKGLPDKSAWKSDTEPYLRGEVSEFEDITRTFLNDTGVNKAEIKPPDLLSITEPFRREVFTRCLFSALTDGDWLSTEEHFEQDTFKMRIGVPLPVDDMIDKLEKEFSKKPKEGEINQLRNNTRNQALQKTDMPCGFYSLTLPTGMGKTLTSMAWALRHAKKNDLKRIIIVLPYINIIDQTAQTLKTIFGEEWVLEHHSGYNEVDRNSRDVAESCSAIEKRKRLACENWDYPIIVTTTVQFFESLFSNRPSQCRKIHNIAEAVVIFDEVQAIPKEVILPTVQILKDVQAVMNTSFLFCTATQPAFEKRQGFDGINTISPLIDDPTVLYEKTKRVEYRLLNDLKPIDYNGLLEVVIRAGDAALVIFNTKKAALEFYNCTKNLGDWEKKYHLSTAMCPSHRKAVIKNIRDDLEAEKKILVVSTQLIEAGVDFDFPVMFRAIAPLEAVIQSAGRCNREGKLGELGGKVFLFKLQDGGMPDKTYAACAGHAEDLIKRNIDQLHGHTIFNEYYAQVIQLYVDPDKYNINEGRERFDFETVNDGYRIIQNITKGLYIYNYSNESRQLLHSLEYKEFLSRDDYRRMQAYTVQVYEHFIFQNRQMCKTMDQGFMVWYGNYDSQTGISVMPIEADKLVV; from the coding sequence ATGATGCCTGGGTATTATGCGCATTCAGAAAATAATCGTAACGAGAAACATGGTTTGTCAAAACACCTGCATCAAACCGCAAAATTTGCAGAATCCTTTGCGTGTCACGAAACCTATAAACCGATTTTCAAGATGGCAGGTTTATTACATGACCTTGGCAAGTATCAGCTTGCATTTCAAAGGTATCTAGAAAATGGTGGAAAACGAGGTAGTGTTCCTCATGCCTCATGGGGTGCCGGGTATGCGAGAATTCTTAAAGTTCTTGAGGCATCCATTGCGATTGACGGACATCATAAGGGATTACCAGATAAATCAGCCTGGAAGAGCGATACGGAGCCTTACCTTCGGGGTGAAGTTTCTGAATTTGAAGATATAACAAGAACCTTTCTCAATGACACAGGGGTCAATAAGGCGGAAATCAAACCACCCGATTTGTTGTCTATTACTGAACCATTTCGGCGCGAAGTTTTTACAAGATGCCTTTTTAGCGCTTTAACGGATGGCGATTGGCTTTCTACGGAAGAGCACTTTGAGCAAGATACATTTAAGATGCGCATCGGAGTTCCCTTGCCAGTAGATGATATGATAGACAAATTAGAAAAGGAATTTTCCAAAAAACCCAAAGAGGGTGAAATCAATCAATTGCGCAACAACACCCGCAATCAAGCACTTCAGAAAACGGATATGCCCTGCGGATTTTATTCGTTAACCCTACCGACTGGAATGGGTAAGACACTTACATCTATGGCATGGGCATTACGCCATGCGAAAAAGAACGATTTAAAACGAATAATAATAGTCCTTCCATACATAAACATCATAGACCAGACTGCCCAGACTTTAAAAACCATTTTTGGTGAAGAATGGGTGCTTGAGCATCATTCTGGCTACAATGAAGTCGATCGTAACAGTCGGGATGTGGCAGAAAGCTGTTCTGCTATTGAAAAGCGTAAAAGACTGGCGTGTGAAAATTGGGATTACCCTATCATTGTCACAACAACTGTTCAGTTCTTTGAATCACTATTCAGCAACAGACCGTCCCAGTGTCGCAAGATTCATAACATAGCTGAGGCTGTGGTGATATTTGATGAGGTTCAGGCAATTCCAAAAGAAGTCATATTGCCGACAGTACAGATACTTAAAGATGTTCAAGCCGTTATGAACACATCGTTTCTATTCTGCACGGCAACACAACCTGCCTTTGAAAAAAGACAAGGGTTTGACGGCATAAATACGATTTCTCCCCTCATAGATGACCCCACGGTACTTTACGAAAAAACAAAGCGTGTTGAGTATCGCTTATTGAATGATTTAAAGCCGATTGATTACAACGGCCTTCTTGAAGTTGTAATACGAGCAGGCGATGCCGCACTGGTCATATTCAATACAAAAAAAGCAGCATTGGAGTTCTATAATTGCACCAAGAATCTTGGGGATTGGGAAAAGAAATATCATTTATCAACGGCAATGTGTCCTTCTCATCGAAAAGCGGTGATTAAGAATATCAGGGATGATCTGGAAGCAGAAAAGAAAATATTGGTAGTCTCTACGCAGCTTATTGAAGCGGGTGTTGATTTCGACTTCCCTGTTATGTTTCGCGCTATAGCGCCGCTTGAGGCAGTCATTCAGTCTGCAGGTCGTTGTAATCGTGAGGGTAAATTAGGCGAGTTAGGCGGAAAAGTATTTTTATTTAAATTGCAGGACGGTGGTATGCCGGACAAGACTTATGCTGCTTGTGCAGGACATGCGGAAGATCTAATTAAGCGAAACATCGATCAATTACATGGGCATACGATATTCAATGAATACTATGCCCAGGTAATACAGCTCTACGTTGATCCCGATAAATATAATATCAATGAAGGACGCGAGAGGTTTGATTTTGAAACGGTAAACGACGGCTATCGCATAATACAGAATATTACCAAAGGACTGTATATCTACAACTACAGCAATGAGAGCAGGCAGTTGCTACATTCGCTTGAATATAAGGAATTTTTATCAAGGGATGATTATAGGAGAATGCAAGCGTATACGGTTCAAGTCTATGAACATTTCATTTTCCAGAATAGACAGATGTGCAAAACAATGGATCAGGGGTTCATGGTGTGGTACGGGAACTATGACTCTCAGACAGGTATTTCAGTCATGCCAATAGAGGCGGATAAATTGGTCGTATAA
- a CDS encoding 3'-5' exonuclease → MQLIQSLPDIPPKTFLRYVSELEAKAMCEYYGIADKGNCTDIIELLLREETQNINRILSDNVFPTRTILSQQNSYPSLQRSVLPVQFKNVENLNLHGCFVAIDFETADYGRDSACSIALVKVLGDQIIDRAQFLIRPPRRTFEFTYLHGISWKHVANEPQFHELWPQINKKLEGAEFIAAHNASFDRSVLMACCRNANVLPPALPFQCTVKLARKIWKLRRANLPTVCTFLGIPLKHHDAASDAEACAKIMIAARQSEQF, encoded by the coding sequence GTGCAGCTTATACAGAGTTTACCTGATATACCACCAAAAACGTTCCTTCGATACGTAAGCGAGTTGGAAGCTAAAGCAATGTGTGAATATTATGGTATAGCAGATAAAGGAAACTGTACGGATATCATTGAGTTATTATTACGAGAAGAGACTCAGAATATTAACCGTATTCTTTCAGATAATGTATTTCCAACGAGAACCATTTTATCACAGCAAAATTCGTATCCGAGTTTACAGAGATCAGTGTTGCCAGTACAATTTAAGAATGTAGAAAATCTGAATCTGCATGGTTGTTTTGTTGCGATTGATTTTGAGACCGCAGACTACGGGCGTGACAGCGCCTGTTCTATCGCACTTGTCAAAGTCCTTGGCGATCAGATTATTGATCGGGCGCAATTCCTCATTCGTCCACCACGGCGTACTTTTGAATTTACCTATCTTCATGGCATATCATGGAAACACGTTGCCAACGAACCGCAGTTTCATGAACTGTGGCCGCAGATAAATAAAAAGCTTGAAGGTGCTGAATTTATAGCTGCGCATAATGCGAGTTTTGACCGGTCTGTCCTGATGGCATGCTGTCGGAATGCTAATGTATTACCACCGGCACTTCCCTTTCAGTGTACAGTGAAGCTTGCCCGCAAGATATGGAAACTTCGTCGGGCAAATCTGCCCACCGTATGTACATTCCTTGGAATCCCCTTGAAACACCACGATGCCGCATCCGATGCAGAAGCCTGTGCAAAGATTATGATTGCGGCACGACAGAGCGAACAGTTTTAA
- the gltX gene encoding glutamate--tRNA ligase, whose translation MGGARTALFNWLFARHNKGTFLLRIEDTDQQRSTEEATQAILDSMKWLGLDWDEGPYFQSQRLSVYKEYAEKLVAQGSAFYDTDAEGRKAIRFKMQEGVTRFDDLIHGPITFDTALIEDFVILKADGFPTYNFACVVDDADMGITHIIRGDDHISNTPKQIALYKAFGFKIPEFAHIPMILGEDGSRLSKRHGATSVTEYRDKGYLPHALVNFLALLGWSPGNDLEILSIQEMIDKFTLKRVNKTSAQFNNTKLDWMTGQYIKNTPVGQLATEVKRFFEKSDITMGEISSEWLTNLVELYHERFKTFQDLLNQTRFFFTDTIEYDQVAVDKFLNKEGIAGLLKEVYSALSLLKDFDKKNLEESLRALTVKIGIGFSKLAQPLRVAITGKSVSAGIFETMELLGKEKTLKRLNYTVKNLSEKSDAVKINASGRTC comes from the coding sequence ATCGGCGGAGCAAGAACAGCGCTCTTTAACTGGCTTTTTGCAAGGCATAATAAAGGTACTTTTCTTTTACGTATAGAGGATACCGATCAACAACGCTCTACCGAAGAAGCTACACAAGCCATCCTCGATAGCATGAAGTGGCTGGGGTTAGACTGGGATGAAGGTCCGTATTTCCAAAGTCAACGATTGTCTGTCTATAAGGAATACGCAGAGAAATTAGTTGCACAAGGAAGTGCATTTTATGATACCGATGCTGAAGGCCGTAAGGCTATTCGCTTTAAAATGCAGGAGGGAGTAACCCGATTCGACGATCTTATCCATGGTCCTATTACGTTTGACACGGCCCTTATCGAAGATTTCGTAATTCTTAAAGCAGATGGTTTTCCAACCTATAATTTTGCCTGCGTAGTAGACGATGCGGATATGGGGATTACCCATATTATTCGGGGGGACGATCATATATCGAATACGCCCAAGCAGATTGCCCTTTATAAGGCCTTTGGGTTTAAGATTCCGGAATTTGCTCATATCCCGATGATCCTTGGAGAAGACGGGTCAAGGTTAAGCAAGCGTCACGGAGCAACCTCTGTTACTGAATATCGGGACAAAGGTTATCTTCCTCATGCCCTCGTAAATTTTCTTGCCCTTTTGGGATGGTCACCCGGTAACGATCTGGAAATTTTATCGATTCAGGAAATGATCGATAAATTTACCTTAAAACGTGTGAATAAAACCAGCGCTCAGTTTAACAATACCAAATTGGACTGGATGACTGGCCAATACATCAAGAATACTCCTGTCGGACAACTCGCAACTGAGGTTAAAAGGTTTTTTGAAAAATCAGATATTACTATGGGAGAAATCTCTTCGGAATGGTTAACAAATTTAGTAGAATTGTACCATGAACGGTTTAAGACGTTTCAGGATTTACTGAATCAAACAAGGTTTTTCTTTACGGATACTATTGAATACGATCAGGTTGCCGTAGATAAATTTCTCAACAAGGAAGGAATTGCCGGATTGTTAAAAGAGGTATACTCAGCCCTTTCTCTCCTTAAAGATTTTGATAAAAAAAACTTAGAGGAATCTTTGCGTGCATTGACCGTAAAGATTGGCATTGGATTTTCTAAGCTTGCCCAACCTTTACGGGTAGCTATTACCGGAAAGAGCGTAAGTGCTGGCATCTTCGAAACTATGGAGCTTTTGGGAAAAGAGAAGACACTGAAAAGACTCAACTACACCGTAAAAAACCTCAGTGAAAAATCAGATGCAGTTAAAATAAACGCATCGGGAAGGACTTGCTAG
- the thpR gene encoding RNA 2',3'-cyclic phosphodiesterase, with amino-acid sequence MKVRLFVAVEIPEEIRKKLGEFQDKLKKANADVGWVAPENLHITLKFIGSLDEEKIDEVIRIIKDSAAGTKLFDLNYMGVGAFPTEKNPRIVYADVIDSNGILAKIHEKLNNQLIALGVKHEDRKFEAHLTVGRIKTRKNVKRLMEILNSYNGFHFGLAQVTRIVLMKSDLLQKGPIYTKLHIINLV; translated from the coding sequence ATGAAGGTAAGGCTTTTTGTCGCCGTTGAAATTCCAGAGGAAATCCGAAAAAAATTAGGAGAGTTCCAGGATAAACTGAAAAAGGCAAATGCGGACGTGGGCTGGGTAGCTCCTGAAAATCTTCATATTACCCTCAAATTTATTGGGTCTCTTGATGAAGAAAAAATTGATGAAGTTATCCGCATAATAAAAGATTCAGCAGCCGGCACAAAACTATTCGATCTTAATTATATGGGTGTTGGTGCCTTTCCAACAGAAAAAAATCCACGGATTGTTTATGCTGATGTAATAGATTCAAACGGGATTTTAGCAAAAATCCATGAGAAACTGAATAATCAACTCATAGCATTAGGTGTAAAGCATGAGGATCGTAAATTTGAAGCACACCTTACCGTAGGCCGTATAAAGACACGCAAGAATGTAAAAAGGCTTATGGAAATTCTGAATTCGTACAATGGGTTTCATTTTGGTTTAGCACAGGTAACCCGGATAGTTTTGATGAAAAGTGATCTTTTGCAGAAAGGACCCATATATACGAAGTTACATATTATTAATTTAGTTTAA